The segment AATATTGTAGAAGCTAAAGCAGCAGCAACTGATGATGAAAACATGCACAAGCTTGCCCATCTGTTAAAAACTGAGTATATTGACAAGGGCAAACTTGGCCGTGCAACAGGTGAAGGCTTCTACACATATCCAAACCCAAGCTTTGAAAAGCCGGATTTCCTAAAAGGCTAAATGATTTAACGCCAAATAGCCTCTCAAGGGCTATATTGGCGTTTATTTTTTAAAGAAATAATACCATATAATCCTCATCAAAATATTGCTGCGTTATTTTTAGTGCCTTCCGCTCTGTTCCAAATAACTCAAAGCCTAATGAAGCATATAGCCTTTTGGCAGATAGATTAGAGGATACAACTGTTAAATTAATTTGCTCAATGCCATCTAATAATTGTGCTTTATTGATGACAGCTAGCATTAAAGCTTTTCCTACACCAAGCCCTCGCTTTTGCGGAGAAACATAAACGGCAAAAACACTTGCCTTATGCTGTAGCTTTACCTTGCTTTCCCGTAGCAATGTCGCAACCCCAATCAATTCACCTTGAGCAAATGCACCTAGTGTATAGGAATACCGTGCCTCAAGTCTTTTTTCAAAAAGCTCAGGCGGCATATCCTTCTCTTCC is part of the Lysinibacillus sp. FSL K6-0232 genome and harbors:
- a CDS encoding GNAT family N-acetyltransferase yields the protein MEIRLLTVADAVVYRKLRLEGLQSNPEAFGSSFEEEKDMPPELFEKRLEARYSYTLGAFAQGELIGVATLLRESKVKLQHKASVFAVYVSPQKRGLGVGKALMLAVINKAQLLDGIEQINLTVVSSNLSAKRLYASLGFELFGTERKALKITQQYFDEDYMVLFL